One Schlesneria paludicola DSM 18645 DNA segment encodes these proteins:
- a CDS encoding EboA domain-containing protein: MIPDCARIAELLQNWLASRLEAPAATWLRERLTAVQTGDKKSLQLAFGLTPRKVGKADLALTEVELSAASAIRPGWDPRGWSVDQVVRTLLVLSVPAHSPEGLVSILDGLFGTGDVGELVALYQALPLLPHPTAHVLRAAEGIRTNIKAVFCAVAHRNPYPSEQFSDDQWNQMVLKCQFIGVPMAPIMGLDQRANAPLASMVRDFIQERRAAKRAIPPDMWRCVGRFADVEALADLKQLLTSGSTVEQQAAALALSENPTTAAKEILDESPDLAKAVASAKICWDSVSELSESSS, from the coding sequence GTGATTCCGGATTGCGCGAGAATTGCTGAACTTCTGCAGAACTGGCTGGCGTCTCGGCTTGAGGCGCCGGCGGCCACTTGGCTTCGGGAACGACTGACGGCCGTGCAAACGGGCGACAAGAAATCCCTGCAGCTCGCGTTTGGCCTGACGCCACGCAAGGTTGGCAAAGCGGACCTGGCGCTGACCGAGGTGGAATTGTCCGCGGCGAGTGCCATTCGGCCCGGTTGGGATCCGCGAGGGTGGAGCGTCGACCAGGTAGTTCGTACGTTGCTGGTGCTGTCGGTTCCCGCACACTCCCCCGAAGGACTGGTCTCGATTCTGGATGGGCTCTTTGGAACCGGTGATGTCGGCGAGCTCGTCGCGCTCTACCAAGCCCTGCCCTTGTTGCCGCATCCGACCGCACATGTCTTGCGCGCGGCAGAAGGGATTCGAACCAATATCAAGGCCGTCTTTTGCGCGGTGGCTCATCGCAATCCATACCCGTCCGAGCAGTTTTCGGACGATCAATGGAATCAAATGGTCCTGAAGTGCCAGTTCATCGGCGTCCCCATGGCACCGATCATGGGGCTGGACCAGCGCGCCAATGCACCTCTGGCATCCATGGTCCGCGATTTCATCCAGGAGCGTCGAGCCGCCAAACGAGCGATACCGCCGGATATGTGGCGTTGTGTGGGGCGTTTTGCGGACGTCGAGGCCCTGGCAGACCTGAAGCAATTGCTGACCAGCGGATCGACGGTTGAGCAACAGGCGGCGGCGCTTGCGCTGAGTGAAAATCCCACCACGGCGGCGAAAGAGATCCTGGACGAATCGCCCGACTTGGCCAAAGCGGTCGCTTCGGCGAAGATCTGTTGGGATTCGGTCAGCGAACTGAGCGAGAGTTCGTCGTAG
- a CDS encoding sugar phosphate isomerase/epimerase family protein has translation MSYLSRREFLAVASLTGTAAFGAFGASQALLADETSAAGEKKGGDIRYGLVTYNWAKDWDLPTIIKNCEAAQVHAVELRTTHKHGVEPSLTDAQRSEVRKQFEASPVQFVGIGSNEKFDNPDPAVLNKAIEATKDFIRLSHDCGGSGVKVKPDSFHENVSREKTIEQIGKSLNQVAEYALGFGQQIRLEVHGKCAQLPTIKSILDVADNPNVAICWNSNPQDLEAPGLEYNFNLVKHRLGRTTHVRCFDFEKYPWAKLLDLFVKADYSGWMMLEEGASPADAAEQLITQKKLFDKMLAEARQRSG, from the coding sequence ATGTCATACCTTTCTCGACGCGAATTTCTGGCTGTGGCCAGCCTGACGGGGACGGCGGCGTTCGGAGCCTTTGGCGCATCCCAGGCGCTGCTTGCCGACGAAACGTCAGCCGCCGGCGAGAAAAAAGGGGGGGACATCCGATATGGCCTGGTGACCTACAATTGGGCCAAGGACTGGGACCTGCCGACAATTATCAAGAACTGCGAAGCGGCCCAGGTGCATGCCGTGGAATTGCGCACAACGCATAAGCACGGGGTCGAACCGAGTCTGACTGACGCGCAGCGAAGTGAGGTCCGAAAGCAGTTCGAGGCCAGTCCGGTTCAGTTTGTCGGCATCGGCAGCAACGAAAAATTCGACAACCCCGACCCCGCCGTGTTGAATAAGGCCATCGAAGCAACCAAGGATTTTATCCGGTTGAGCCACGACTGCGGGGGTTCGGGCGTCAAAGTGAAACCAGATTCGTTTCACGAGAACGTTTCGCGTGAAAAAACGATCGAACAGATCGGAAAGTCGCTCAATCAAGTCGCCGAATACGCCCTGGGATTTGGGCAGCAGATTCGACTCGAAGTTCACGGCAAGTGTGCCCAGTTGCCGACGATCAAGTCGATTCTGGATGTGGCCGACAATCCGAACGTGGCGATCTGCTGGAATTCGAATCCACAGGACTTGGAAGCCCCCGGTCTCGAGTACAATTTCAATCTGGTGAAGCATCGTCTGGGCCGCACGACTCACGTCCGCTGTTTTGACTTCGAAAAATATCCGTGGGCCAAACTGCTCGATCTGTTCGTGAAAGCCGATTATTCAGGCTGGATGATGTTGGAAGAAGGTGCGTCCCCGGCGGACGCTGCCGAGCAATTGATCACACAAAAGAAACTGTTCGACAAGATGCTGGCCGAAGCGCGCCAGCGATCGGGTTGA
- a CDS encoding TIGR00266 family protein — protein MEFQIRHAPVFTVVEFQLNESEEVVAQPNSMISFTPGIHISAAIGQTQGEGSWFAGFKSLLGGESFFRAVFRAKRDAQTLLLAPDNNGDILPIELNASETWYLSRGSYLAHIGDCRLDARYGGVKGVLSKTGLFLLHVSGVGTLFCQTYGAIMERELGEGEQFLIDNRYVVAFSGTVEYELVKASRSLRHSFMSGEGMVNRYTGPGRVYYQTRAKPSLGFFGLLLNAMT, from the coding sequence ATGGAATTCCAGATTCGTCATGCACCCGTCTTCACGGTGGTGGAATTCCAACTGAACGAATCGGAAGAGGTTGTCGCTCAGCCCAACAGCATGATTTCGTTTACGCCTGGGATCCATATCTCTGCCGCAATTGGGCAGACCCAGGGTGAAGGTAGCTGGTTTGCGGGTTTCAAAAGTCTACTGGGGGGGGAATCATTTTTCCGCGCCGTGTTTCGCGCGAAACGTGATGCTCAAACATTGTTGTTGGCCCCTGATAATAATGGCGACATCTTGCCGATCGAATTAAACGCGTCGGAAACCTGGTACTTGAGCCGAGGGTCCTATCTCGCACATATCGGTGACTGCCGGTTGGACGCGAGGTATGGCGGGGTGAAGGGCGTGCTTTCAAAGACCGGATTATTCCTGTTACACGTTTCGGGCGTCGGCACGCTGTTCTGTCAGACGTACGGCGCGATCATGGAACGAGAGCTGGGCGAAGGTGAGCAATTTCTGATCGACAATCGATACGTCGTCGCGTTTTCCGGCACGGTCGAGTACGAACTGGTGAAAGCCAGTCGTTCCCTGCGGCATTCGTTCATGTCGGGCGAAGGAATGGTGAATCGATACACGGGACCAGGGCGCGTTTACTATCAGACACGTGCCAAACCGTCGCTCGGTTTCTTCGGGCTCCTCTTAAATGCCATGACGTGA
- a CDS encoding M48 family metalloprotease, translated as MLVDDTIPVQSELIERVRRANRLAIPWVLIQFVLAIALATFVNWPQILEEPLIAVVAVLVIVGPFLMSILRRYALNKREIGDLKEHTTFGEFDKYRLRFLVNDTLNRLNLPLPGPPVYITSDKSLNASSVHLGVGGAFRSLNGVYLNRQLLHHLTSAEVQDIIGHELGHFYRYYLLSERFHGITLALGALSGLVVTQVLGMSSLISMFALSVCGSVYWMVSGYLIARNAMAIEYLCDGFGAQVHGIAVSINGLLKLGVEDEMQLAIQYQQLATRGKKNLNALDVIEAIDAAIPYGHRSREEIERSVTEAIKQRSQHRNKPSLAGFFEYAWKSDDDEDEVEDLLKKIQRAQNVPRLDWERLLKRPDRIDLSEQEIPPLVEMIVTHPDEVLFRTPGELGDTDGVHPPIAARILYLWKNRAEIEAARKGIATESTRRSRVDRGLTR; from the coding sequence ATGCTTGTTGACGACACGATCCCGGTACAGTCCGAGCTGATCGAGCGTGTTCGGCGGGCCAATCGTCTCGCGATACCCTGGGTGCTGATTCAGTTTGTGCTGGCGATTGCGCTGGCAACCTTCGTGAACTGGCCGCAGATTCTGGAGGAACCGCTGATTGCGGTGGTGGCCGTGCTCGTGATTGTCGGTCCGTTCCTGATGAGCATTCTGCGGCGTTACGCGCTGAACAAGCGAGAAATTGGCGATCTGAAAGAACACACAACGTTTGGTGAGTTCGACAAGTATCGTCTGCGGTTCCTGGTGAACGACACACTCAATCGCCTCAATTTGCCTTTGCCCGGCCCGCCGGTTTACATCACCTCTGACAAATCTCTGAATGCCAGTTCCGTTCACTTGGGTGTCGGAGGAGCGTTTCGTTCGTTGAACGGCGTCTACCTGAATCGTCAACTGCTTCATCATCTGACGTCGGCCGAGGTGCAGGACATCATTGGCCACGAACTGGGGCATTTCTATCGTTACTACCTCTTGAGCGAGAGATTTCACGGAATCACGCTGGCCTTGGGAGCATTGAGCGGACTGGTCGTCACGCAGGTGCTCGGAATGTCGAGCTTGATCAGCATGTTCGCACTCTCTGTGTGTGGTTCGGTCTACTGGATGGTTTCCGGCTATTTGATCGCCCGAAATGCCATGGCGATTGAATACTTGTGTGATGGTTTCGGTGCGCAGGTTCATGGGATTGCTGTTTCGATCAACGGGCTATTGAAGCTGGGCGTGGAAGACGAGATGCAGTTGGCCATTCAATACCAGCAACTTGCCACTCGTGGAAAAAAGAATTTGAATGCGCTCGATGTGATCGAGGCCATCGATGCGGCGATCCCCTACGGTCACAGGTCACGCGAAGAAATCGAGCGATCCGTCACGGAAGCGATCAAGCAGCGATCCCAGCATCGCAACAAACCATCTCTCGCCGGTTTTTTTGAGTATGCCTGGAAGAGCGATGACGACGAAGACGAAGTCGAAGACCTGTTGAAAAAGATCCAACGGGCCCAGAATGTTCCACGGTTGGACTGGGAACGACTGCTCAAACGGCCAGATCGAATTGACCTAAGCGAACAGGAGATTCCGCCGTTGGTCGAAATGATCGTGACCCATCCGGATGAAGTCTTATTCCGCACACCCGGAGAACTTGGCGACACGGACGGCGTCCATCCGCCAATTGCCGCGAGAATCCTGTATCTGTGGAAAAACCGCGCCGAGATCGAAGCCGCTCGCAAAGGGATCGCTACCGAGAGCACACGGCGATCAAGAGTTGATCGCGGACTAACGCGTTAA
- a CDS encoding Gfo/Idh/MocA family protein codes for MSRKLRVGIIGRTGKGDYGHWLDSVWNQIPETEVVAIADEVEAGRAYVQKITGAATSYADYRTMLAKEKLDLVAVAPRWIDQHRDMMVAAAEHGCHVFADKPFCRTPAEADDIVRACEMRHLKLAIAFQTRYSPSLQVLKGLIQAGEIGDVLEVRGRGKEDHRGGGEDLWVLGSHVMDLMRVIAGDPVECYGAVYAKGQRVTKADVAEGNEGIGPLAGDHLQATYRFANGVTGFFASRRDQGIEPSRFGVQVFGSRGIADIEFGYPATCFLLRDPSWCPGRGQGTWLPVTSNGINEPETIERSGVEAGNVAIVNDLVQSIHEQRQPRSNMYDARWTVEMISAVFESHRLNRPVTFPLTQRENPLTLLTR; via the coding sequence ATGAGTCGAAAACTGCGAGTTGGAATCATTGGACGGACTGGCAAAGGTGACTACGGCCACTGGCTAGACTCGGTCTGGAATCAAATTCCTGAAACCGAAGTGGTCGCGATTGCGGATGAAGTCGAGGCAGGCCGCGCCTATGTGCAAAAAATCACGGGCGCGGCGACAAGCTACGCCGACTATCGCACGATGCTGGCGAAAGAAAAACTGGATCTGGTTGCGGTGGCCCCGCGCTGGATCGACCAGCATCGCGACATGATGGTCGCGGCCGCCGAGCATGGATGTCACGTGTTTGCGGACAAGCCGTTTTGCCGCACGCCCGCCGAGGCGGATGACATCGTGCGGGCCTGCGAGATGCGGCATCTCAAACTGGCGATCGCCTTTCAAACTCGCTACTCGCCATCGCTCCAGGTTCTGAAAGGGCTGATTCAAGCGGGTGAAATCGGCGATGTTCTGGAAGTGCGCGGTCGCGGGAAAGAAGATCATCGCGGCGGCGGCGAAGACCTGTGGGTGCTTGGTTCACACGTGATGGATCTGATGCGCGTCATCGCTGGCGATCCCGTTGAATGCTATGGAGCGGTCTACGCCAAGGGCCAGCGTGTCACCAAGGCCGATGTCGCCGAAGGCAATGAAGGGATTGGACCGCTCGCCGGCGATCATCTGCAGGCCACCTATCGGTTTGCCAATGGAGTCACCGGGTTCTTTGCATCACGCCGCGATCAGGGCATCGAACCGTCTCGATTCGGTGTCCAGGTGTTCGGCAGTCGAGGTATCGCCGACATCGAGTTTGGCTACCCCGCAACATGCTTTCTGCTGCGAGATCCAAGTTGGTGCCCCGGTCGCGGCCAGGGAACATGGCTGCCCGTGACTTCAAACGGAATCAACGAACCGGAAACAATCGAGCGAAGCGGCGTTGAAGCCGGTAACGTCGCGATCGTGAACGACCTGGTGCAATCGATTCACGAACAACGCCAGCCACGCAGCAACATGTACGACGCCCGCTGGACGGTGGAGATGATCTCGGCTGTATTCGAATCGCATCGCCTGAACCGACCGGTCACCTTTCCGCTGACTCAACGAGAGAACCCGCTGACGTTGTTAACGCGTTAG
- the trpE gene encoding anthranilate synthase component I, protein MAAYTPDFATFRQLAAGARYVPVFRRLVSDTLTPVSAYCRLQDDQNSFLFESVIGGERVGRYSFVGAGPFLQIDAFDREIVITDHDSVKRYTVEDPLEHLHSMLANYQAPHLPELPRFCGGAVGYAGYDTVRYTERLLNPPEDDRHLPDMSFALYDRMVVFDQIQKTIQVVVHADVHETDLQAAYDAACRRVDALCQQLDTPTETIHLTDITLTGDPQIAFQSNFTRSGYEQAVENCKEYIRAGDIFQVVLSQRLELETTASPLDIYRALRVVNPSPFMFLVRTPVVTLIGSSPEIMVRVEDGRTTIRPLAGTRRRGKTQAEDLALERELLADEKERAEHVMLVDLARNDVGRVAEYGSVELSDIMHVERYSHVMHISSTVTGKLAPGKTALDALRAGLPAGTLSGAPKVRAMEIIDEQEPHRRGPYGGAVGYLDFTGHMDTCIALRTIVMVGQKAYVQAGAGIVADSVPASEYEETLSKARGLLKAIEIAERQLTD, encoded by the coding sequence ATGGCTGCCTATACGCCCGATTTCGCGACCTTTCGGCAACTGGCCGCAGGCGCCCGTTATGTACCGGTGTTCCGTCGGCTGGTCAGCGATACTCTGACTCCCGTGAGCGCCTACTGTCGGCTGCAAGACGACCAGAACTCGTTTCTGTTCGAAAGTGTCATTGGGGGCGAACGCGTCGGGCGGTACAGCTTCGTCGGCGCCGGACCTTTCCTGCAGATCGATGCATTTGACCGCGAAATCGTAATTACCGATCACGATTCGGTGAAACGCTACACAGTCGAAGATCCGCTTGAGCACCTGCATTCGATGCTGGCCAACTATCAGGCCCCGCACCTGCCCGAGTTGCCCCGTTTCTGCGGCGGTGCGGTGGGATACGCCGGATATGACACCGTCCGGTACACCGAACGGCTGCTCAATCCCCCAGAAGATGACCGCCATCTGCCTGATATGTCGTTCGCCCTGTATGACCGCATGGTCGTCTTCGATCAAATTCAGAAAACGATTCAGGTGGTCGTACATGCCGACGTTCACGAAACCGACCTGCAAGCGGCCTACGACGCCGCCTGCAGACGCGTGGACGCCTTGTGCCAGCAACTGGACACCCCCACCGAAACGATCCACCTGACCGACATCACATTGACGGGTGACCCACAGATTGCCTTTCAGTCCAACTTCACCCGAAGTGGTTACGAGCAGGCGGTGGAAAACTGCAAGGAATACATCCGCGCGGGTGATATCTTCCAGGTGGTGCTCAGCCAACGTCTGGAACTGGAAACGACGGCCAGTCCGCTCGATATCTACCGGGCACTGCGCGTGGTGAACCCCAGTCCGTTCATGTTTCTGGTCCGCACGCCGGTCGTGACACTGATCGGCAGTTCGCCCGAAATCATGGTCCGCGTCGAAGATGGCCGGACGACCATTCGACCGCTGGCTGGAACCCGTCGCCGAGGTAAAACTCAGGCCGAAGACCTGGCGCTCGAACGAGAACTACTCGCCGATGAAAAAGAACGTGCCGAACATGTGATGCTGGTTGACCTGGCCCGCAACGACGTCGGACGCGTGGCCGAATATGGTTCGGTCGAGCTGAGCGACATCATGCATGTCGAGCGATATAGCCATGTGATGCATATCAGTTCGACGGTGACCGGCAAGCTGGCCCCCGGCAAAACCGCCCTGGACGCGTTGCGTGCAGGCTTGCCCGCAGGCACGCTGTCAGGCGCACCCAAAGTTCGCGCGATGGAAATCATCGACGAACAAGAACCACATCGTCGTGGCCCCTATGGGGGCGCGGTCGGATACCTGGATTTCACCGGGCACATGGACACCTGCATCGCGCTGAGAACTATCGTGATGGTCGGACAAAAGGCCTATGTCCAGGCCGGTGCCGGCATTGTTGCCGACAGCGTTCCGGCTTCGGAATACGAAGAAACACTCAGCAAAGCGCGAGGCCTTCTCAAGGCGATCGAAATTGCCGAGCGACAACTGACAGACTGA